In a genomic window of Trichoderma atroviride chromosome 4, complete sequence:
- a CDS encoding uncharacterized protein (TransMembrane:1 (i77-96o)): MLVPTAVCTNNRYSIRTSLGEESLVGRPLIWQRVAGHGRCEEPAAGSVPASGNAECGEQRIHTCTAARRSRQSRAQLLILLRALSPLPALQIGLSLESSTWP, from the coding sequence atgctTGTACCAACTGCTGTGTGTACTAATAATAGGTACAGCATACGCACAAGCTTGGGTGAGGAGAGCCTTGTTGGGCGCCCCTTGATCTGGCAGAGAGTCGCGGGCCACGGCCGATGCGAGGAGCCGGCAGCAGGCTCCGTCCCGGCATCAGGCAATGCGGAATGCGGTGAGCAGCGgatacatacttgtactgcAGCTCGACGGAGCAGGCAGAGCAGAGCGCAGCTCTTGATCCTCTTGCGCGcgctctctcctctccccgcTCTGCAAATTGGATTGTCGCTCGAGTCGTCGACATGGCCGTAG
- a CDS encoding uncharacterized protein (CAZy:GH132) has translation MASPLTLPRPRTVWPRANTLSSERPSQLTSPPPPPPPAPPAPSSTAGDMKAQFIEEAVSSSAPASTSTTAPPPPPTTSAQPTTSQAAPPKSSAPAQQPSGGTGLTANFPSGKIPCSEFPSDYGAVALDYLGTKGWSGIQYVPDYTLASEVINEIITAVSGQGCKPNAMCSYACPPGYQKTQWPSAQGSTLESIGGLYCNADGMLELTRPSHPTLCQQGAGGVTVKNDLDDSVCTCRTDYPGIESMVIPACATAGESIPITNPIESDYYVWDNKQTSAQYYINKKGYSVADSCVWTSALDKTGAGNWAPVNLGVGQTSDGTTWLSIFQNLPTSTALLDFNIEITGDVSSKCSYVNGVWTGGSNGCTTSMPKGGNAIVRYF, from the exons ATGGCAAGCCCGTTGACGCTGCCGCGGCCAAGGACGGTCTGGCCAAGGGCGAATACGTTGTCGTCGGAGAGACCCAGCCAACTTACGTCccccccgccgccgcctcctcctgctcctcctgcgCCCTCCAGCACCGCTGGCGACATGAAGGCCCAGTTCATTGAAGAGGCCGTTTCCTCGTCAGCTCCCGCGTCGACTTCGACCACTGCTCCCCCGCCACCGCCCACGACCTCGGCCCAGCCCACGACCAGCCAGGCGGCTCCTCCCAAGTCCTCGGCCCCTGCCCAGCAGCCCTCTGGTGGTACCGGATTGACCGCCAACTTCCCCAGCGGAAAGATCCCTTGCTCCGAGTTCCCGTCCGACTACGGCGCGGTGGCCCTGGACTACCTGGGCACCAAAGGCTGGTCTGGTATCCAGTATGTGCCTGATTATACTCTGGCTTCCGAAGTCATCAACGAGATTATCACTGCGGTTTCTGGCCAGGGCTGCAAGCCAAATGCTATGTGCTCTTATGCTTGCCCTCCTGGTTACCAGAAGACTCAGTGGCCCAGCGCTCAGGGCTCTACCCTGGAGTCCATTGGTGGCCTCTACTGCAATGCGGATGGAATGCTCGAACTCACTCGCCCCTCGCACCCCACGCTTTGCCAGCAAGGTGCTGGTGGTGTGACCGTCAAGAACGATCTCGATGATTCCGTTTGCACTTGCCGTACCGACTACCCTGGTATTGAGAGCATGGTCATTCCCGCATGTGCCACCGCTGGCGAATCCATTCCCATCACCAACCCCATTGAGTCCGACTACTATGTCTGGGACAACAAGCAGACCTCTGCCCAGTACTACATCAACAAGAAGGGTTACTCAGTCGCCGACTCTTGCGTCTGGACCAGCGCTCTCGATAAGACGGGTGCTGGCAACTGGGCTCCTGTCAACCTCGGTGTTGGCCAGACTTCCGATGGCACCACttggctttccatcttccagaaCCTGCCCACCAGCACTGCCCTGCTGGACTTCAACATTGAGATTACCGGCGATGTCAGCAGCAAGTGCTCATACGTCAACGGCGTGTGGACCGGCGGTAGCAATGGTTGCACG ACCTCGATGCCCAAGGGCGGTAACGCTATCGTTCGATACTTTTAA